The DNA sequence ACCTTACATGAGTACGAAGAAAATGTGATGATAAGTCTCAGCAATACAATGGCATAGGAATTAAGCATATTTACATTATCTTGAATATATCCATTTTAATGTAAATGCTAAATGTGATGATTTATTATTGACTTCCTTAGGTCAAATTTTATACTTTCAAAGAACTGAGATAATCTTTAGGGATTAGTGAAGAGCTTCAACGATTATAAAGATAATAGGGGACTTATAGAGAATAAATTAATACAAAAATATTAAATAATAGGGGGGGCTTTATGGAATTTCATTTCAGGGAGAAGGAAGAAAAATTAAGGAAAGAGATTAAAGAATTTGTTAAAGAGGAGATTCCCCAAGAGCATGTCGGCGGCATGTTATCTGAGGAGCATTATGATGATGATTGGGCATTTGCGATGTCAATAGCTAAAAAACTTTCACAGAAGGGTTGGCTAACGATGTCCTGGCCAAAGGAATACGGCGGCATGGGCGCTTCTCTGTGGGAACAGGTAGTGTATTAGGAAGAGGTGGGATATTGGGGTATACCAGGAACATCAATGGGAATAAGCGGCGTGGGATGGGTTGGTCTATCGCTCATTTTATTCGGTACAGAGGAGCAGAAGAAGAAATACATGCCACTTATCGCATCCGGAGAGCCTGATGGTGTATGGTGCACAGGATATAGCGAGCCAGATGCTGGAAGCGATTTTGCAAATCTCAGAACTCGTGCGGAAAGGAAGGGTGATGAGTATGTAATCAATGGGCAAAAGGTATGGACCAGTGCCGCTCACAGAGCAAGATGGTGCTGGCTTGCAGTTAAGACTGATATAAACGTAAAGAAGAAACACCATGGCATCAGCATTATTATTGTGGATATGAAGAGCAGTGGAATAACCATAAGGCCTATTTTGAATTACGTTGGATGCCATATATTTAATGAGGTGTTCTTTGATGATGTAAGGGTTCCTGTGGAAAACCTTGTCGGTGAAGAGAATAGGGGGTGGTATCAATTGATGCAGGCTTTGAGTTTTGAGAGGGGTAGCGCTGGTATTTCAACCTGCGGAGCCAATAAAAGGATATTGGATGAGTTAGTCTTTTATGCAAAGGAGACGGGACTTATTCACAAACAAGAGATTCGTCAAAGGCTGGCTGATGTAGCTGTTGATATTGAAGCCAGAAAGATGCTTGTGTATCAGACAATTTGGAGAATGACAGATGGATTTACACCAATCTATGAACCATCAAGAGACAAGGCATTCAATGATATGTTGATGGAGAAGCTCTCTGTGCTTGGAACAGAAATATTAGGAGCTTACTCACAAACTGATCCAATGGATAGAAATTATAAATGGGCTAAGATGAAGTCTCGTATAGAGAATATATATTGGACATTTCCTGGAATAGCCATCGCTGCAGGGACTACTGATACTCAGAGGAATATAATCGGTCAGTTTGAGCTACAATTACCCAAATCATATTAAACCCCATGTATATAATACTCATAAAGGCATAGGGTTATAATGAAGAGAATCGATGTATCTTTGCGCTATTGTTTTTCATTACGCCTATCTTTATACTAGCATCAACATAGCAATTTGATACTTATTCAACCATTTACATTGCTGAAAAGGAGTCATCTAACATCCTTTGAGATCATTATTATTTATATATCAGAATTAATGGAGGCGATATTTGAAGTATATTGCAGATTTTCATATTCATTCCCACTATTCAATAGCGACTAGCAAGAAATTAATACCAGAATATTTGGATTATTGGGCAAGGTTAAAAGGAATAAATGTAATAGGTACTGGCGATTGTGTTCATCCGGGTTGGTTGAAGGAATTGAAAGAAAAATTAGAGCCAGCGAGTAACGGATTATACCGCTTGAGGGATGAATTTCGATTAAAGGATATTTTAACATCATCTGGAAGTATTAAATTGAAGGATATATACTTCATATTAACTGGGGAGATTAGTAATATATATAAGAAGGACGGGAGTGTGAGGAAGGTACATAATCTCACCATATTCCCGAATTTTGAAGCTGTGGAATTTGTTCAAAAACGTTTAACGAAGATAGGCAATATTGAGTCAGATGGACGGCCTATTCTGGGACTTGATTCGAAAATATTGTTGGAGATGATTCTGGAGTCATCTCATAACTCCTTTCTGATACCGGCTCATATATGGACACCCTGGTTTTCAGTCTTGGGATCAAAGTCTGGTTTTGAGAGTGTGAATGAGTGCTATGAAGATTTGACTTCTCACATCTTTGCTGTTGAAACAGGACTTTCCAGCGATCCAACGATGAACTGGACATGCAGCTTTTTAGATAAATTCAAATTAGTCTCTAATTCTGATGCTCATTCCCCAGAAAAGTTAGGGAGAGAAGCGAATCTATTTGATGCTGAGCTGTCTTATGAGGGGATATATGAGAGCTTATCCGGAGATACTGGCCTCTTCGGAACTATTGAGTTCTTTCCAGAGGAGGGTAAATATCATTACGATGGTCATCGCAAATGCAATATTCGCTGGGACCCCCTTGAGACATTATTAAATGACAGCCTATGCCCAGTATGCGGGAAACCAGTGACTAAAGGAGTGATGCATCGTGTTGCTGAATTAGCGGATAGGTTTAATTTAAAGAATTCTGATAATAAAAATTATTATTATTCTATAACCTCTTTATCTGACCTTTTGGCAGAAATGTTAGGCAAGAAGAACAGTTCAACAAAGACTGTACAGAATGAGTATTTTCGACTCATTAGGGAGTTGGGGCCAGAACTTAATATATTATTATTTGCTGATAATAATGAGATAAGAGAGCAGGGTGGCGAACTTTTGGCTGAGGGAGTGCAGAGATTACGGGATGGAAAGATTATTATTGATGAGGGTTTTGACGGAGAATATGGCCGGATAAAGGTGTTTACTGAAGAGGAAATTGCCTCTTTTTCTGGAAAACACCTATTCTTAACGGTTTCTCAGAATCCTAAAGATAGAAGGATTAAATCAAAACTATCACTCGATTTCAACATAGAAGAGTTTCAATCCCTTTATCAAAAGTCGAGCACAAACAATGAAATACAGAGGAATAATCTGTCAGAGAATATATTCAATAAAGACCAGAGGGATGGAATAGAACACCTCTTTGGTCCATGTATGGTTCTGGCTGGTCCAGGTTCAGGAAAGACAAGAATACTTACAGAACGGATACAACAGCTTATTACTCATCATAGTGTAAAACAGGAGAATATTCTATCTGTTACATTTTCTAATAAGGCTGCTAAGGAGATGCGAGAAAGATTAATAAAAAGGTTATCCCCTCTTAGGGTTAATATATCGACCTTTCATTCCTTTGGGCTCTCAATCTTGAGAGAGCATTGCAAAAAGCTGGATAGAACTGAGAGGTTTTATATCATAGATGATAATGAAAAGAGAGAGATATTGCTGAAGATAGAGGGAGTTAATAAGCGAGGAATTGAAAAAAAGATTGAACAGATTATGGCTTTTAAACAAGGCATCCTGCTAGAAGATGCATACGGTATACTAGGCGTTTATCAGAGTGAATTGAAACTCAGGGGGGCATTTGATTTAGATGATCTCATATATCTTCCGGTAGAATTATTGAAGATGAATCCCGATATTCTTAAATTGTATAGGGAGCGTTATCCCTGGATATTGATTGACGAATATCAGGATATCAATGCAAGACAGTATGAGTTAATTACGTTGATAGCAGGTGAGGGGAATCCCAATCTTTTTGTAATTGGAGATCCGGATCAATCAATATATGGATTTAGAGGATCGGATATTCGTTTTATTGATAGAATAAAGAAAGACTTGCCAAATATTAGAGTGATCGGTTTGACAAAGAGTTATCGCTGTCCGGATTCCATTATAAAGATCGCGGCTCAGGTATTGCAAAAGGGAAAATTTATGCAAGGGAAGCCAGATGACATAAAGGTGCATATTCAGGAGACTGAGACAGAGAAGAGTGAGGCAGACTGGATTGCTACTCAGATCGAGAGGATGATGGGTGGTGTTCGCAGCTTTTCAATGGACAGCGGGATAAGTAATGGGGAAGCTTCATCTGATTCAGGAAGTTTTTCGGATTTCTGCATCTTGTGCCGTTCAACAAGCATGTTTGATCCAATAGTAAGAGCCTTAGAAAATCATGGGATTGCCTATCAAGTAATAGGTACGGAACCCTTTTACATGAAAGAACCCTTTAATTCCCTGATAGGTCAATTTCGAAGAATCTATTTTCATCAGAAAGATATTGAGCCTTCTATATCGCAGATAGATATAGAGGAAATTTTACAGATGATAGATAACAGAGAAGAAGTATACAAAACAGTATATTTGATGATGAAGGGGATTGTGTTTGATGCAGAAGACATCGAGCGGATAATGCTGTTGGCCAAGCCTTTTGGGAATGATTATGATAGCTTCTTCTTCAATCTATCCACCCGAAAGGGCATTGATGAATATGATGAAAGAACAGAGGCGGTTTCATTGATGACAATTCATGCATCCAAGGGCTTGGAGTTTAATACTGTTTTTATTCCAGGATGCGAAGATAGAATTATACCCTTTGAACTATTTGAGAAGAAGGGAGCGCGCGAGCTACATGAGGAAGAGAGAATATTTTATGTTGGAATTACAAGAACCAGGAAATATCTATTCCTAACTCATGCAAAAAGACGGTACTACTCTGGAAGGTTCCTAAATCAACAGAGAAGTAGATTTATTAACCGACTGGAAAAAGAATTACTTCATCAGGAAAAGAGAGAATCAAAAACATCTGTGTCTGATGAGATTCAACTAGATCTGTTTTGAAAGTATTATTTAAGTATGCCTATGGGTTCCCGCTTTCGCGAAAATGATATAAATCCTTCATTTTCTAACTGAAGGCGGGGGGAGGGCCTATTTCACCCATTTTGAACTATGATAAAAAAATATCTAAAATTGTGCATTTTAATTGATTTTTTAAGGCCTCTTGTTATTGTCGTTCCCATTGTAATAGAGACTTAAATAACGTTCTAAGCAAGGGAATACAATCATTTTTCGGAGGTGACAAAGGTGGCTAACGATGATGTATTAGCAAGGGTAGAAGAGTTGAAGAAGAGGTTTATTGGCACAACAACCGAACCTACTGTCTATGAGGTCGAATATGGAGCTATTAAAAGATTCGCACAGGCAGTTGGTGATGACAACCCCTTATGGAGTGATGATGAATTTGCAAAAAATACCAAATATGGTTCGGTCATTTGTCCTCCGGGTTTCTTTGGATGGCCTGCAAAACCGGCTCCAATGTTATCAGGCCCCATGGCTACGATGATGGGTGAGTTTGCGAAAGCTGGTTTCCCTGGTGTTTTGGATGGGGGTGTTGAATTTGATTTGTTTATACCAATCCGTCCAGGAGATGTTCTTGTATCTTCAGCTAAAGTCGCAGATATCTATGAAAAGGAAGGAAAATCAGGCGCATCGTTATTCGGGGTAATAGAGACAACCTTTACCAATCAAAATGGTGATGTGGTAACTAAGGCTAGAATGACCGTAATCGGTCGACCAGCATAATTATTGGAGGTGAATAAAATGGCTGAACAAAGGAAACAGGTATATTGGGAAGATATTGAAGAGAATAGTGAGATCCCAACACTTACTAAAATCGCAACAACGGAGATGTTGGTTAGATGGGCAGGGGCTTCAGGGGACTTTAATCCACATCATTATGATCCCGGGACACCCTTAGCTGCGGTTACAGGCGGCATTATTGTACATGGCGCTCTTAAACGTCAATGGCTGGTTCAGCTCGTTACTGATTGGATTGGAGTGGAAGGAACAATGAAGAAGTTTTCCTGCCAATATCGAGCTGTAGATAAACCCCGTTCCATGAAGAATTTTACTGAACCTTTAGATGGAGAGACCTGGCAGTGTAAGGGGGTTGTTACTAAGAAATATATTCAGGATGGCGAACATTATGTAGATTGTGAAATAGCGGTTGAGAATGGGCAGGGACAGAAAACTACTCCTGGGAGAGCTACTGTAATTTTACCATCAAGGGGATAAATATTCATATTCAATCTTCAAGTTGTCTATTTACATAGGTAGGGGATTTTACTGCATTTTTATGATAATTATATCTTCAATTATGTGGTGAAATAATTTTGCAGTTAAAATAATTATAAAATGAAATACAATTGATATCTCAAGGGATGTTATTTTAAAAATTGATATACAGTAAAGGGAAATCAGCAGATATTGCTGCTTCCCCTTTACTGTAAATGATATGAGGATTGTGATTGATTACTATGCTATTTACATAAGTATATAAGAGCTAATCGTAAATATTACTATTTTTTTAATTCCTTTACCTTTAACGAAGCGTTATGAGTTAATGGATTACCATGTCCTGGTAAGAGAATATCATATTCGAGTTCGAGATTATTTAATCTATTGATAGATTCCCAAGCCTGAGCCATATCAAGAGTAAATATCCCCATTGGCCCCCGAGGCCCCCCTTTCCCAATAGTAATAATAGCGTCACCTGTGAAGATTGCCTTATTGGGCTTATATATGCAAATGCTTCCATTTGTATGTCCCGGTATGTGATAAATCTTCAAACCATCAATTTCATCTCCATCCTGTAGGATGATATCTGGTTTAATGGGAACAAATCGCATGAAGAGTGACATAGTATTAAAGATTACCTTCATGAATCCCTTTACCTTCTTAAGCTCAGTTTCCCCACATATAGATGCTGCATCCCCTTCATGTATAGCCAATTTTGCGCCTGTCATCTTTTTGAGATCTGCTGCACTGCCGCAGTGATCAATATCAGCATGTGTTATAATTATATGAGTAATATCATCTTCTCCTTTGCCCAAGCTCTTTACTTGAGTAATAATTCTTTCTGCATTGCCAGGCATGCCTGTATCAATTAAAATGACACCCTCATTATTAATCAAGAAGTAGGCATTGA is a window from the Spirochaetota bacterium genome containing:
- a CDS encoding acyl-CoA dehydrogenase family protein: MPLIASGEPDGVWCTGYSEPDAGSDFANLRTRAERKGDEYVINGQKVWTSAAHRARWCWLAVKTDINVKKKHHGISIIIVDMKSSGITIRPILNYVGCHIFNEVFFDDVRVPVENLVGEENRGWYQLMQALSFERGSAGISTCGANKRILDELVFYAKETGLIHKQEIRQRLADVAVDIEARKMLVYQTIWRMTDGFTPIYEPSRDKAFNDMLMEKLSVLGTEILGAYSQTDPMDRNYKWAKMKSRIENIYWTFPGIAIAAGTTDTQRNIIGQFELQLPKSY
- a CDS encoding UvrD-helicase domain-containing protein, which encodes MKYIADFHIHSHYSIATSKKLIPEYLDYWARLKGINVIGTGDCVHPGWLKELKEKLEPASNGLYRLRDEFRLKDILTSSGSIKLKDIYFILTGEISNIYKKDGSVRKVHNLTIFPNFEAVEFVQKRLTKIGNIESDGRPILGLDSKILLEMILESSHNSFLIPAHIWTPWFSVLGSKSGFESVNECYEDLTSHIFAVETGLSSDPTMNWTCSFLDKFKLVSNSDAHSPEKLGREANLFDAELSYEGIYESLSGDTGLFGTIEFFPEEGKYHYDGHRKCNIRWDPLETLLNDSLCPVCGKPVTKGVMHRVAELADRFNLKNSDNKNYYYSITSLSDLLAEMLGKKNSSTKTVQNEYFRLIRELGPELNILLFADNNEIREQGGELLAEGVQRLRDGKIIIDEGFDGEYGRIKVFTEEEIASFSGKHLFLTVSQNPKDRRIKSKLSLDFNIEEFQSLYQKSSTNNEIQRNNLSENIFNKDQRDGIEHLFGPCMVLAGPGSGKTRILTERIQQLITHHSVKQENILSVTFSNKAAKEMRERLIKRLSPLRVNISTFHSFGLSILREHCKKLDRTERFYIIDDNEKREILLKIEGVNKRGIEKKIEQIMAFKQGILLEDAYGILGVYQSELKLRGAFDLDDLIYLPVELLKMNPDILKLYRERYPWILIDEYQDINARQYELITLIAGEGNPNLFVIGDPDQSIYGFRGSDIRFIDRIKKDLPNIRVIGLTKSYRCPDSIIKIAAQVLQKGKFMQGKPDDIKVHIQETETEKSEADWIATQIERMMGGVRSFSMDSGISNGEASSDSGSFSDFCILCRSTSMFDPIVRALENHGIAYQVIGTEPFYMKEPFNSLIGQFRRIYFHQKDIEPSISQIDIEEILQMIDNREEVYKTVYLMMKGIVFDAEDIERIMLLAKPFGNDYDSFFFNLSTRKGIDEYDERTEAVSLMTIHASKGLEFNTVFIPGCEDRIIPFELFEKKGARELHEEERIFYVGITRTRKYLFLTHAKRRYYSGRFLNQQRSRFINRLEKELLHQEKRESKTSVSDEIQLDLF
- a CDS encoding MaoC family dehydratase N-terminal domain-containing protein, encoding MANDDVLARVEELKKRFIGTTTEPTVYEVEYGAIKRFAQAVGDDNPLWSDDEFAKNTKYGSVICPPGFFGWPAKPAPMLSGPMATMMGEFAKAGFPGVLDGGVEFDLFIPIRPGDVLVSSAKVADIYEKEGKSGASLFGVIETTFTNQNGDVVTKARMTVIGRPA
- a CDS encoding MaoC/PaaZ C-terminal domain-containing protein, yielding MAEQRKQVYWEDIEENSEIPTLTKIATTEMLVRWAGASGDFNPHHYDPGTPLAAVTGGIIVHGALKRQWLVQLVTDWIGVEGTMKKFSCQYRAVDKPRSMKNFTEPLDGETWQCKGVVTKKYIQDGEHYVDCEIAVENGQGQKTTPGRATVILPSRG
- a CDS encoding MBL fold metallo-hydrolase, coding for MEITDGIHRVEGLKGVNAYFLINNEGVILIDTGMPGNAERIITQVKSLGKGEDDITHIIITHADIDHCGSAADLKKMTGAKLAIHEGDAASICGETELKKVKGFMKVIFNTMSLFMRFVPIKPDIILQDGDEIDGLKIYHIPGHTNGSICIYKPNKAIFTGDAIITIGKGGPRGPMGIFTLDMAQAWESINRLNNLELEYDILLPGHGNPLTHNASLKVKELKK